In Vibrio echinoideorum, the sequence AATAACTTGCGATAAGCCCAGATTAGGTAGTAATAACCTTTTGAGTCTGGGATTTCCGAATGGGGAAACCCACGTGCATAAGCACGTATCCTGTTGTGAATACATAGCAACAGGAGGCAAACCGGGGGAACTGAAACATCTAAGTACCCCGAGGAAGAGAAATCAACCGAGATTCCGAAAGTAGCGGCGAGCGAAATTGGATTAGCCCTTAAGCTTTTAATGATGCAGGTGAAGAGTCTGGAAAGTCTCGCAATAAAGGGTGATAGCCCCGTAACCGACACATCATAATCAGTGAAAACGAGTAGGGCGGGACACGTGATATCCTGTCTGAATATGGGGGGACCATCCTCCAAGGCTAAATACTACTGACTGACCGATAGTGAACCAGTACCGTGAGGGAAAGGCGAAAAGAACCCCTGTGAGGGGAGTGAAATAGAACCTGAAACCGTGTACGTACAAGCAGTAGGAGCACCTTCGTGGTGTGACTGCGTACCTTTTGTATAATGGGTCAGCGACTTAATTTTAGTAGCAAGGTTAACCGTTTAGGGGAGCCGTAGGGAAACCGAGTCTTAACTGGGCGTACAGTTGCTAGGATTAGACCCGAAACCAGGTGATCTAGCCATGGGCAGGTTGAAGGTTGAGTAACATCAACTGGAGGACCGAACCGACTAATGTTGAAAAATTAGCGGATGACTTGTGGCTAGGGGTGAAAGGCCAATCAAACCTGGAGATAGCTGGTTCTCCCCGAAAGCTATTTAGGTAGCGCCTCGGACGAATACTACTGGGGGTAGAGCACTGTTAAGGCTAGGGGGTCATCCCGACTTACCAACCCTTTGCAAACTCCGAATACCAGTAAGTACTATCCGGGAGACACACGGCGGGTGCTAACGTCCGTCGTGGAGAGGGAAACAACCCAGACCGCCAGCTAAGGTCCCAAAGTATAGCTAAGTGGGAAACGATGTGGGAAGGCTCAGACAGCCAGGATGTTGGCTTAGAAGCAGCCATCATTTAAAGAAAGCGTAATAGCTCACTGGTCGAGTCGGCCTGCGCGGAAGATGTAACGGGGCTAAGCTATACACCGAAGCTGCGGCTACGTACCTTAGGGTATGTGGGGTAGGGGAGCGTTCTGTAAGCCGTTGAAGGTGGTCTGTAAGGGCTGCTGGAGGTATCAGAAGTGCGAATGCTGACATGAGTAACGATAAAGGGAGTGAAAAACTCCCTCGCCGGAAGACCAAGGGTTCCTGTCCAACGTTAATCGGGGCAGGGTAAGTCGACTCCTAAGGCGAGGCCGAAAGGCGTAGTCGATGGGAAACGGGTTAATATTCCCGTACTTCTTACAATTGCGATGGGGGGACGGAGAAGGCTAGGTGGGCCTGGCGACGGTTGTCCAGGTTCAAGTATGTAGGCGGGTGGTTTAGGTAAATCCGGACCACTACTAACGCTGAGATACGATGTCGAGCTACTACGGTAGTGAAGTCATTGATGCCATGCTTCCAGGAAAAGCCTCTAAGCTTCAGATTGTAAGGAATCGTACCCCAAACCGACACAGGTGGTCGGGTAGAGAATACCAAGGCGCTTGAGAGAACTCGGGTGAAGGAACTAGGCAAAATGGTACCGTAACTTCGGGAGAAGGTACGCTCTTATCAGTGAAGTCCCTTGCGGATGGAGCAGACGAGAGTCGCAGATACCAGGTGGCTGCAACTGTTTATTAAAAACACAGCACTGTGCAAAATCGTAAGATGACGTATACGGTGTGACGCCTGCCCGGTGCCGGAAGGTTAATTGATGGGGTTAGTCTTCGGACGAAGCTCTTGATCGAAGCCCCGGTAAACGGCGGCCGTAACTATAACGGTCCTAAGGTAGCGAAATTCCTTGTCGGGTAAGTTCCGACCTGCACGAATGGCGTAATGATGGCCACGCTGTCTCCACCCGAGACTCAGTGAAATTGAAATCGCTGTGAAGATGCAGTGTACCCGCGGCTAGACGGAAAGACCCCGTGAACCTTTACTACAGCTTGGCACTGAACATTGAACCTACATGTGTAGGATAGGTGGGAGACTATGAAATTGCGTCGCTAGATGTGATGGAGTCGTCCTTGAAATACCACCCTTGTAGTTTTGATGTTCTAACGTTGGTCCCTGAATCGGGATTACGGACAGTGCCTGGTGGGTAGTTTGACTGGGGCGGTCTCCTCCCAAAGAGTAACGGAGGAGCACGAAGGTGGGCTAAACACGGTTGGACATCGTGTGGTTAGTGCAATGGCATAAGCCCGCTTGACTGCGAGAATGACAATTCGAGCAGGTGCGAAAGCAGGTCATAGTGATCCGGTGGTTCTGAATGGAAGGGCCATCGCTCAACGGATAAAAGGTACTCCGGGGATAACAGGCTGATACCGCCCAAGAGTTCATATCGACGGCGGTGTTTGGCACCTCGATGTCGGCTCATCACATCCTGGGGCTGAAGTCGGTCCCAAGGGTATGGCTGTTCGCCATTTAAAGTGGTACGCGAGCTGGGTTTAGAACGTCGTGAGACAGTTCGGTCCCTATCTGCCGTGGGCGTTGGAAAATTGAAAGGGGCTGCTCCTAGTACGAGAGGACCGGAGTGGACGAACCTCTGGTGTTCGGGTTGTCATGCCAATGGCATTGCCCGGTAGCTAAGTTCGGAATCGATAACCGCTGAAAGCATCTAAGCGGGAAGCGAGCCTTGAGATGAGTTTTCCCTGGCACTATAAGTGTCCTAAAGGGTTGTCGTAGACTACGACGTTGATAGGCAGGGTGTGTAAGTGCTGCGAGGCATTGAGCTAACCTGTACTAATTGCCCGTGAGGCTTAACCATACAACACCCAAGGGGTTTTGTGGACTCAGATGTACCAGACCTTGAATGCGTTTGAAGAGATATAACTTTTAAATAAGCTTTCCAGATTATTTTTCCTTCAGTTTTTAAAAAACTGAAAGTAAAAGCAAAATTTGCTTGGCGACCATAGCATTGTGGACCCACCTGATTCCATGCCGAACTCAGAAGTGAAACACAATAGCGCCGATGGTAGTGTGGGGTTTCCCCATGTGAGAGTAGGACATCGCCAGGCTCCTATTTATTTTCACTTTTTAAAAAGTGAAGACAAAAGGTATCGTTATTTGCATAGCAAGTAACAACTTCAACAGTGCACAAATCTGTTGATGACAATTTGTTGGAGGGATGGCTGAGTGGTCGAAAGCACCGGTCTTGAAAACCGGCAACCGTTAATAGCGGTTCTAGGGTTCAAATCCCTATCCCTCCACCACCATTGAAAAGCCCGTTGAGAAATCAGCGGGCTTTTTTACGTTTTAAATTTGGTAAAAGAACGTTCGAATACTTCGAAACAGCAGATTATCTGTTGATTCAACATCTGTGTCTTGTCGTTAAGCACTAAAAAAGCAGAGCGTAATCACTCTGCTTTGGTGTTTGATCGAGTGTTTCTTGGAATGTGTGGGTAAAGTGTGCCTATTTCGCTACATTACCAGCCACGTTTAGAGCATCCCAAGTACGTGCGAATGGTGGAGCGTAGCAGAAGTCCATGTAACCAAGCTGTTGAGTGGTCATCTTCGCGGTGATAGCGACAGCAAGAGCATTGATACGACCTACCGCTCCTTTCTTACCCACGATCTCGCCACCAAGTAGAACCTTAGTTTTTGGGTGATAAACCAGTTTTACGTTGATGTCTTCTTGACCTGGATAGTAATCGGTTTGGTTTTTATCTGAAATGGTCGATACTTTCACATCTAAGCTGTGTTCTTTAGCTAGAAGTTCAGATACGCCAGTACACGCTAGTTCATAATCGAGTACTTTCAAGCAAGACGAACCTAAGAAGCCTGATATATAAGTGTCTTTACCTGCGAGCTTGTCTGCCATCATGCGTGCTTGCTTATTGGCTGTGGTTGCTAATGGTACATAAACTGGTTTGCCTAGTGCCATATGATGGACAACTGCACAGTCGCCAACAGCGTAGATGTAAGCGTCTTCAGTAGCACCATATTCATTCACTAACAGAGCGCCGTTTGTTGTTTTTGGTAATTCAAATGCTTCAGTGTTTGGTTTGAAGCCAAGTGATAGGATCACGATGTCAGCCTCTACAGAACCGTTATCTGTTTTTACGATGTAACCACCTTGCTCAGCATCACGAATAGCAGATACGCTGCAACCGGTTTTAAGCTCTGCTCCTGATTCACGAATCGCACCTTCGACTACATCAATGATTTCTGGGCTGAACTGACGGCTCATGATGTGCTGTTCACGCTCAATAATCGTCACTTGCTTGTCTAAGCCATGTGCCGCATCAAACACTTCAAGGCCAATAAAGCCTGCACCAATAATACATACTCGCTGCTTGTTATTGTCCTTTAATGCTTCTTTAACTGCTAAGCCGTCTTCCATGCTTGTCAGCGTATATACGTGTTCTGGATTGAATTCACCGAATGAAGGCACAATTGGACGTGCGCCTGTCGCAATCACCAACATATCGTAATCGATAGTGCTCTCTACGTTTTGGTGACGCACCGTAATTTGTTTTTCAGTTCGGTCGAACGACACCATTTCCGTTTCTACACGAACATCTAAACCAGATTTGATAGCTTGCTCTGGCGTACGAGAGATCATTCGTTCTGTATCATCAAACATGCCGCCCGCAAAGTAAGGTAATCCACATGCACCAAATGAGATGTAACTACGCTTATCTAGAACGATGACTTCGTCTGATGGCTGATTACGTTTGTACTTTGCTGCGAAACTCATACCAGCGGCGCTACCGCCTATAACAACAACTTTCATATTTACTACCTAAATAACCTGAACTCAGGAAAAACAGAAGAGCACTCAAGTGGAATGCTCTTAATTAAGTTTGAGAATTATACTGCTGCTTCTTTTGCTGTGGTTGCACTCACGTCAGCGTCGTATTGTTCAGTGTTTAGTGAACCGTTCTTCTTAGCCGTTAGTACACCAGACAACATAGAGCCAGAGATGTTTAGTGCAGTACGCGCCATATCAATCAGTGCTTCAATAGACACTAGAATCGCAACCACTGTGATATCTAGCCCCATGATGGTTAGTACAGCTACAGCTGCGAACGTTGCACCGCCACCGACACCTGCGATACCGAATGAAGCAATTGCGATAACAGCTATCAGTTGTAGGATGAAGCTTAAATCTACAGGCATACCCATGACTTGTGCTGCCATAATAGCGAGCATTGCTGGGTAGATACCCGCACAACCGTTTTGGCCGATACTGGTACCAAATGTCGCTGACATGTTTGCGGTTTCTTCATCTACACCTAGGCGCTGAGTTTGTGTTTCAACGTTTAGCGGGATAGCTGCCATGCTTGAGCGAGAACCGAAGCCGAACACCAACACTGGCCAGATTTTCTTCATGAACTTAGCAGGAGAAAGACCGAACATTGACACCATGACGAAGTGGATGCCGAACATTACGCCAATTGCTACGTAGCTTGCTAGAAGGAAGCGGCCCATTTCAGCTAGTGCGAATAGGTCATTCGTCATCATGAACGTGGTCATCAGAGCGAATACACCGTAAGGCGTTAGCTTCAGGATTTCACGAACCATTGAAAGAACCACTTCTTTTGCTGCATTGATGAAATCAACGAAGTTTTGTACTTTCTCTGGCTTACGGTTTTTCACTTGAAGGATACAGAAGCCTAGGAACATACCGAACAGTACAGTCGATAGCGTAGAAGTACGTTGAGAGCCGGTTAGCATGTCGAAGATGTTGGTTGGAATGATAGATAGAGCCATACCAGACAGGCCACTACTTGCCATTGCATCTTGTGTTGCTACCAGTGAATCACCACGAGCTTCAATTGCACTGTTTGTGCCGATAGTGCTTACTAGCGCGTTCGCATCGATACCAAATAGGTAAATACTTGCGATACCAACTGCTGCTGAGATTGCACAAGTGAAAAGTAGAATACCGATGATTTTTGGTGCAATACGAGATAGCGCGCCGCCGCCTTCAACGTTCATGATCGAAGAGATCATCGCCACAAATACTAGCGGGATAACGATCATTTGTAGAAGTTTGATGTAGCCTTTACCGAACACGGAAATCAGTTCAGCAAAGCCTGAGGTTGCTACGTTACCGACACCGAAAACAAGTTGAATTGCGCCACCGAACAGTAAGCCAGCAGCAAGCGCACTCAGTACGCGGAAGTTAAAACTTTTCTTTTGCTTTTTGAAATTCGACAACAGTGCGTAGAACCCAAAGAACAGTATGCTTAAAGCAATAAATGAAACGCTCATGAGAATCTCCTATGATACCCATTAATACCTAAGTCGGTTATTTTCTGTATGCGATGGCTTCAACTTCAACCAGTGCGTCTTTTGGTAGTCGTGCTGCTTCAACACAAGAGCGAGCAGGTGCGTTCTCTGTACCAAACACTTCGGTGTACACTTCGTTAAAGGCTACGAAGTTTTCCATGTCTGATAGGAAGCAGGTTGTTTTCAACACTGTGTCTAATCCCGCATTGCTGGCTTCTAATACGGCTTTTAAATTTTCAAGAGACTGACGAGCCTGCTCTTTAATACCGCCCTCAACAAACTGCATGGTTTCTGGAACGAGAGGTAATTGACCTGATGTATAAACCATGTCGCCGTAAGACGTACCTTGTGAGTAAGGGCCGATAGCTGCAGGTGCTTGTTCAGTGGCAATGATCTGTTTCACGATGTAACTCCTAAATTATTGGTTTTATTCTGATTTAAATTCACGGATAAACTTGTAAACCGCCTGTCGGCTGATCCCAAGTTGCTCTGATACTTGTGTAGTCGTCTCTTTTAGCTCAAATACGCCGTTATCAAATAAACAACGAATGATGGCTTTATTGCGACCTTTGGAAGAAACCGACTCGTCTTGATCAACCTCTTTAATGGTTGAACTCAATGCTTGTTGAATCACGTCGTTCGCATTGTTGCTGAATGTCTCGCTGACAATGGCTTGCGGCACATTGCATTGCGGCATCAGCGTTTTGACGATTTCTGGGAATGGGAAAGATAAGTTCATGTTGATACACAGCATGCCGATCGGCTTTTGTTGCGGACCAGCCAATACACAGGTAGTCGATTTCAGTAGGGACCCGTCTGCTGCGTTGGTGAAATAGCTTTTTGGAGAAACTTCGCCAGTTTTCTCGAATGCACTCCACATGCGTAAACCTAAATCGGTGATCGGTGAACCAATTTCACGCCCCGTATGATGACCATTGACGATCTTCACGACTGAGTTTTCTAAGCTTTCAAATGAATGGATGACTACTTCACAGTAGGGGCCAATCAAATCGGCAATCGTGTCTGCCAAGCGGAAGTAATTGCTTAAGCACTCTCTGTCTTCATCGGTGAATCGAACTTGTTTTACATTCATGATTTCGGTTTACATTTTTGAACTCAATGACTGAAATCTACTCCTTTGGTGGTATTTCGGCAAGATGCAGTAAACTTCTGTAAACCGACAAAAAGCGTTCAAAACATCAACAAAAATCAAAATTAAGACCTAAATCAAGAGTGGAATTTGAACAAGATCACTTAAGGTAGCCAAATCAGGTTTAATTTCTTAAACCCTATCAAAGTTTACATATTTAAAACCAAAGGCTGCGTTTTTGAATGTTTAGATGATCTAGAACAAGTTCTAAAGGGTGCTTAAAAATTGGCTCGATTGATGTTTTAGATGAATGGCAATTAAGCATTCGTTCCGAGAATAAGATGATGGTTGATTGGAATTTTGTTCAATTGAAAGCAAGGCTGGATTAGAGAGGTTATATTCGTAAAAGGTGGTCATCGGAAGGGATGTAAATTAGAACTTAGGTATTAAAAAAGCAGCCTAAGTGGCTGCTTTTTCGTTCAATAATTTTCTGGTGGTTTAGCTGGTAAGCCGTTTAGTTCGCTAACTGGTTAATTAGCAAGTTTAGCCTCGACTTGCCCAAGTGCGCGTTGGTACATAAACCATGCACATGTTCCGGCAAGCACATTACCTACCATTGCGCCCCAGAACAGGCCTTCAATACCAGCAAGCTGCGAACCAACCCATAAGCAAGGTAAGAAGAAAGCGAACAGGCGTAGCGCTGAAATCGTCAAGGCGGTGTAAGACTTACCCAGAGCGTTCGAGACAGAAACCATCAGCATACAGATTCCCAGTGGCCCTAAGCTAATAGGCACGATCAGTAGGTGATAGTTCAAAATCGTCGATACTTCGCTTTCACTGGTCATAAGGTTTGCTAGCCCACCAGAGAACAACCAAGTCACTAACGCTATCACCAACTGGAAACCCAATACGAACATCACTGCAATCTTAACGAGCTTACGTATGTTTTCGAGGTTGTTCTCTCCTAACATGCGGCCAATCATTGGAGGCATCGACATAGTAAGTGCTAACACGGCGACAATCGAGAAGAATTCAAAACGTGAACCCAACGCCCAAGCAGCAACGGCAGCGGTGCCATAGCTAGCAAGCAGCTTAGTGGCAAACATTGATGAAACGGGTGGCAGCAGCTGACTGATCATCGCTGGTCCCATGATGTTACCAATGGAGCGAACACTCTTACCAATGTTGAGATCGTGCCAGTCAAATGTCATCCAATGTTTCTTAGTTACCTTAGGAGCAACGATAAAGATGCCCGCACCGAACGCTAAAATGGTCGCAATGGCTGCTCCATTGATGCCCATGTCGAAAGTAAAGATGAAAATCGGATCCAATATCAAGTTGATGATACTGGTCGCGATCATCATTGAACCGGGCAGCATGGTATTACCATTGGCACGACACACACTGTAGAAAAAGTAGAGCAGTGCACCTGTCCAAGAGCTGGCTAGCCAATAGATCCAATAAGAATCAATGATCGGTAATACCGTCGGTGGCGCATCCAACAACTGTAAAATTGGCCCCCGAAGCAGATAAATGATGACTGAGAAAAGCGCGACACTCACGCTGCCCATCGCAATCACTAATCCACCAAGCTGCTTAGCGTAGCGCGTTTCATTCGCGCCAATGGCTCTTGCAATTACCGCGGTTGTTGCGATTCCTAGCCCGACCTGAATACCAATGATGATCATCTGTATTGGAAGTGTAAAACCTTGAACAGCGAGCGGCAGCACACCCAGTTGGCCAATAAAAGCACTGTCTACAAGCTGGAAGCTCATAAGGGAAAGCACCCCAAACAGCATTGGCCATGTCATTGTATAGAGTTGTCGGCCAAGAGAAGGCGAGGGAGTTGCGGTAGTAGAATTCATAACACTCTTATCGGTCTTGAAGTTAGGTTTGTGTTGGTGACAAACTTCTCAATGAAGAATTGCGTAAAGGATAACGTAAGGTCAGCCCGATACCAATAATTGTTACCGGATCTCGGCATATTACTTAACTTCGAATTTGGCAGAGTTGGTGCATTCTGTACTGTGAGTTTAGGGAAGCATCTCTCAAACCTTATTTATTTTATAGGCTTATCGTTGTTAGCTAATGTAATTATCAAATCCATAAACTAATATCGTTGGAGAGAAAGGAATTGCGAGTCAGCAAATACAGTTTTAAATGCATATTTAAGAGGGAGCTAAAATATGCCGACAACAGAAGAAATTCAGATCAGCCAAGATCAAATCAGAAAGAACAAAGCAAACGTACTCGCTAAGATAAATCAGCAAGGGATCATGTCTCAAGGGTTTCGTTTGGTTAACGTCAAAGATTACCAGCAGAAACTACAAGCACTGAAACAGAAAGTGGAAAACTTCGAGTACATGAATGCCGCTAACCAGCAGCAAGATCAAGTTATCCTCGACATCATGACTCAAAAAGAGAAGATCCATAACTATTTGGATGAATCATCGAGTCAAAACTTGGCCAGCGGAAACCTCGATTTTGGTTCTCGAAATCAAGTCGCCAATGCCACGCTCAAGAAGAAGCAGCTTTTCATGATGTTTATGGAAACGGTCGAAGCTCAAGAGGCTCTAAAAGAATATGCAGTTAAAGTGGCCTCTGTATGTAATGGAACTGTAAAACAGCCTCCGGGCGCTTACCTAGGGGTGAAAGATTTTCATGGTGCGCTAGACAAAATTACCAATCGTAAGCGTAACTATGATATTGGTGATCTGAAAGACGCGGCGCGTATGACGATAGTGTTTGAAACCTCGCAAGATATGGTCGCTGCAAAATCCATTATCGCCTTGTCGACAGAGTTCGATAAATTAAAGCACCACCAATCAGCAATGAAAGATCGTTATGGAACCAGTAAGGGTCAAAACGCTAAATTCAACTGTGGGGCGACAGACGCAGGTTATAAAGATATAAAGTTCTTTCTAGAGATGGAGAACGGACATATTGGTGAGCTTCAACTTAACACCAAGAATATGATGGTAGCCAAAAAGAATGGCCATATTATTTACGATATTCTACGTGACGGCGGGACGTTAGATAAGCCTTTCACTATTACTAATACGGAAGTCTTAGCAAAAGTGTCTCGGAATATGAATGAAAAATGGTTCAATTTCATGAATACCCGAGTTCCAAAAGCGAGAGAAGATATTGCAAAAGTTCGACTGTTGGTAGACCGTCTGAATGGTAACCTTACAAAAGGCATAAACTCTTTGCTCGTTAACTTAGACGATATCAAAACACTTTCTGCCGTTAGTATATATATCTATGAGCAGGGCGATAACGCTAGGGCTTTACTTGATTAAGTAGCCGAGTCGTTGTGGTTATTCATCGCATAGAAAATCCGGATATAAAGCCGGATTTTTTACGTTAGAGCATGATGGGATGTTTCTTGCCTTTCTGCTGATTTTTGGAGAGAGTGGCTGCGCCTGTACTCTGGCGCTGTGATGCCAACCCAACCTTTGAAAGCACGATTAAAGTTGCTCAAATCACTGTAGCCAACTTGCCAGCTGATCTCTTGCACCGAAAGATCTGTTTCTTCGAGCAACTGTTTGGCTTTCTCTTCTCGAACCTGTTCTTTGGCTTTTTTAAAGAAGATATTTTCACTCTTTAGATTTCGTTGCAGTGTTCGTTTTGTCATTCCCAACATGGTTGCAAACCACTCTATGTTAAACCAAGGCAAAATTGCGTAGGTCTGGATTAACGTTTCGACTGACTGGTACCAATTTAATTCGCTGTCTTGCTCTGTTATTGCACGATAGTCATCAGGTAATGGAATCGTAATCGCCCCATATTGTTGTTCAAACTGAATATCAGAATTAAAGAAGTGTTTAGGTAATTTACGAGCCTTGTTGTTTGTAGAAACAAGCTTAGCGTGTGATGGCTGCCATCTGCTGTCTATAAATTTACGGCATAAGCTAATTACAGTAAGGGATCTAAACCACTCGGATTGTTCAAAACCAGATGTAGATGGGTGATAACAACTTCGATGGCATAGCCACCACAAGCCGTCTCTATACTCAGTCCATATAGTGACGTGGTTGTTCAAACTAGGCATTTCAGCGATCAAACAACGAATGGCTTGCTCTAACGATGTGCATTTCTCTATCTCATGGTGTAGCTGTGGTGACAGTTGTTCCAGAGACGTTTTACGACCGACCTCAATCCCTATCGAATAACCAAATTGACGCTCAAGTCCATGAATGAAGCGAATCAAATCTTGCGTAGGAAGCCACTGATTAGATTGTGTTAGCTCAAGTGGCAAACCACATTCTATAGCGACACCGCGCCAATCAAGTGCTTCTTTATCGCAATACGCAATGTATGGGGCAATATTACTGGTAGAGCTCAATAGTATGTTAGTGGTGCGCGATGATGCTTTCATTGTTGTTAGTGCTTACCTATAAATGTCACCAAATGACCTAATTAAGTGTAGCGTAACTCAATATACTTTTCCCAACCCAAAGAGGAGAAGAATATGAAACTTACACCCATTGCCCTAATTATTTCATCACTCACGATTTCATCGCTTGCTGTGTCATCACTTGTCTTCGCAGAGATGGCTTTTGCAGAAAACCCAGTAGAAGCCGCGCTTAAGATTGAAGGCGCGCAGGTTATTCTACCTGTAAAAGATGCTCACCAATCTTTTTCTCCTGACTTCGTTGATTCTGCCCGCGAAAACTTCAATAACTTCCATTGGCAAATGGGTGGAGACCACAGTGTTTACTACAACATGCACATGAGTGAATTCATGCCGACAGCTTTTGCTGCCCCGAATGCTGAATACAAACCATTGGTTAAAAATATCGATTCACGCCTTGCTAAATTAACGGTAAACACCGAAACCAAAGGTGAGTTGACGATGGAGCAATACCTAGCGGACGAGCAGTTCCGAACTCAAGGTTTCATGTTAATTCACAAGGGTGAAATTGTTTATCAGGCTTACCCAGGAATGAGCCCAACAGACACCCATGTTTGGGCATCAACAGCAAAGACGACGGTAGTCGCAGTAGTCGCAATGTTGGTTGAAGAAGGTAAAGTCGATCCTGAACAAGACATTACTTATTACATCCCTGAGTTAAAAGGGAGTAATTGGGAAGATCTCACTGTCCATCAAGTGCTCAACATGTCGACTGCGTTAGACAACGAAGAAACGCTTGAATCGATATTGAATCCGGACTCTGACGTAGTACGTTTTTTTGCTGCGTCATTCAATTCACCAAGAGCAAAAACCGGTGAGATGGAAACATGGATGAATGTTGCAAAAGGGGCTCAGAAACTGGAGGGCGAGAAAGCAGGTGATCATTTCCGCTATGCCTCAATCA encodes:
- a CDS encoding RidA family protein, translated to MKQIIATEQAPAAIGPYSQGTSYGDMVYTSGQLPLVPETMQFVEGGIKEQARQSLENLKAVLEASNAGLDTVLKTTCFLSDMENFVAFNEVYTEVFGTENAPARSCVEAARLPKDALVEVEAIAYRK
- a CDS encoding serine hydrolase domain-containing protein yields the protein MKLTPIALIISSLTISSLAVSSLVFAEMAFAENPVEAALKIEGAQVILPVKDAHQSFSPDFVDSARENFNNFHWQMGGDHSVYYNMHMSEFMPTAFAAPNAEYKPLVKNIDSRLAKLTVNTETKGELTMEQYLADEQFRTQGFMLIHKGEIVYQAYPGMSPTDTHVWASTAKTTVVAVVAMLVEEGKVDPEQDITYYIPELKGSNWEDLTVHQVLNMSTALDNEETLESILNPDSDVVRFFAASFNSPRAKTGEMETWMNVAKGAQKLEGEKAGDHFRYASINTMVLTKLVENIENKTWTEVFEDRVWSKVHARQPMQFNLTPDGMAIAVGLVSTTVEDMARWGTLFTPSWKAVADEPVISQAVIDRIRNSGDPKAFVGTSKESGSVHAFNEKADYNAYQFDYIFNDGAMSKSGNLGQFIYIDPDRDFVGVMFSTNPYHSGFGENKGPALMRSAAKLLADK
- a CDS encoding cation:dicarboxylate symporter family transporter translates to MSVSFIALSILFFGFYALLSNFKKQKKSFNFRVLSALAAGLLFGGAIQLVFGVGNVATSGFAELISVFGKGYIKLLQMIVIPLVFVAMISSIMNVEGGGALSRIAPKIIGILLFTCAISAAVGIASIYLFGIDANALVSTIGTNSAIEARGDSLVATQDAMASSGLSGMALSIIPTNIFDMLTGSQRTSTLSTVLFGMFLGFCILQVKNRKPEKVQNFVDFINAAKEVVLSMVREILKLTPYGVFALMTTFMMTNDLFALAEMGRFLLASYVAIGVMFGIHFVMVSMFGLSPAKFMKKIWPVLVFGFGSRSSMAAIPLNVETQTQRLGVDEETANMSATFGTSIGQNGCAGIYPAMLAIMAAQVMGMPVDLSFILQLIAVIAIASFGIAGVGGGATFAAVAVLTIMGLDITVVAILVSIEALIDMARTALNISGSMLSGVLTAKKNGSLNTEQYDADVSATTAKEAAV
- a CDS encoding helix-turn-helix domain-containing protein, with the translated sequence MKASSRTTNILLSSTSNIAPYIAYCDKEALDWRGVAIECGLPLELTQSNQWLPTQDLIRFIHGLERQFGYSIGIEVGRKTSLEQLSPQLHHEIEKCTSLEQAIRCLIAEMPSLNNHVTIWTEYRDGLWWLCHRSCYHPSTSGFEQSEWFRSLTVISLCRKFIDSRWQPSHAKLVSTNNKARKLPKHFFNSDIQFEQQYGAITIPLPDDYRAITEQDSELNWYQSVETLIQTYAILPWFNIEWFATMLGMTKRTLQRNLKSENIFFKKAKEQVREEKAKQLLEETDLSVQEISWQVGYSDLSNFNRAFKGWVGITAPEYRRSHSLQKSAERQETSHHALT
- a CDS encoding MATE family efflux transporter gives rise to the protein MNSTTATPSPSLGRQLYTMTWPMLFGVLSLMSFQLVDSAFIGQLGVLPLAVQGFTLPIQMIIIGIQVGLGIATTAVIARAIGANETRYAKQLGGLVIAMGSVSVALFSVIIYLLRGPILQLLDAPPTVLPIIDSYWIYWLASSWTGALLYFFYSVCRANGNTMLPGSMMIATSIINLILDPIFIFTFDMGINGAAIATILAFGAGIFIVAPKVTKKHWMTFDWHDLNIGKSVRSIGNIMGPAMISQLLPPVSSMFATKLLASYGTAAVAAWALGSRFEFFSIVAVLALTMSMPPMIGRMLGENNLENIRKLVKIAVMFVLGFQLVIALVTWLFSGGLANLMTSESEVSTILNYHLLIVPISLGPLGICMLMVSVSNALGKSYTALTISALRLFAFFLPCLWVGSQLAGIEGLFWGAMVGNVLAGTCAWFMYQRALGQVEAKLAN
- a CDS encoding CoA-disulfide reductase codes for the protein MKVVVIGGSAAGMSFAAKYKRNQPSDEVIVLDKRSYISFGACGLPYFAGGMFDDTERMISRTPEQAIKSGLDVRVETEMVSFDRTEKQITVRHQNVESTIDYDMLVIATGARPIVPSFGEFNPEHVYTLTSMEDGLAVKEALKDNNKQRVCIIGAGFIGLEVFDAAHGLDKQVTIIEREQHIMSRQFSPEIIDVVEGAIRESGAELKTGCSVSAIRDAEQGGYIVKTDNGSVEADIVILSLGFKPNTEAFELPKTTNGALLVNEYGATEDAYIYAVGDCAVVHHMALGKPVYVPLATTANKQARMMADKLAGKDTYISGFLGSSCLKVLDYELACTGVSELLAKEHSLDVKVSTISDKNQTDYYPGQEDINVKLVYHPKTKVLLGGEIVGKKGAVGRINALAVAITAKMTTQQLGYMDFCYAPPFARTWDALNVAGNVAK
- a CDS encoding helix-turn-helix transcriptional regulator is translated as MNVKQVRFTDEDRECLSNYFRLADTIADLIGPYCEVVIHSFESLENSVVKIVNGHHTGREIGSPITDLGLRMWSAFEKTGEVSPKSYFTNAADGSLLKSTTCVLAGPQQKPIGMLCINMNLSFPFPEIVKTLMPQCNVPQAIVSETFSNNANDVIQQALSSTIKEVDQDESVSSKGRNKAIIRCLFDNGVFELKETTTQVSEQLGISRQAVYKFIREFKSE